In Helianthus annuus cultivar XRQ/B chromosome 9, HanXRQr2.0-SUNRISE, whole genome shotgun sequence, the following are encoded in one genomic region:
- the LOC110878104 gene encoding putative FBD-associated F-box protein At5g38570, giving the protein MNNKNLRSAAHNKGPNLTDFISKMPDDVLVMILARIPIKDAVVTGSLSTRWKHLWRNLTRLDFDGTEILEKVAEDEIVCDLEREKYVNQVYDVISCYSHPRVQVFRICFDLDSSYSEYIDEWIQFALDKKVEKLELDLMDKTRDPPEYYDFQLPLSNSMVMEMLFLKYIFLKGVNLDEPTLNNILKNSPHLVKFCMYNSDLFTHVRVGGKDIKLKHIKLVDCSGFESISLYGFDLVSFIYCGPEIQFHLSDLPKLRELDIGEVSVGFENNVFGQISSCALKLRVLVLDIWSAKKGLNVNAIIKFPNVKKLMLVMGAEEDDCLLEYTSIAQACPRLETFSISLHWCSPMKRRRKVKRVAAPRVHKHLKVIEIIGYYGRISDLELAVYAIENAAALKKIIIDPRCHAFEVEYTREEFMKREQDARSTAKRQLTPLLPPGVDLAIV; this is encoded by the exons ATGAACAACAAAAACCTTCGATCTGCTGCTCATAACAAG GGGCCAAATTTGACCGATTTTATCAGCAAAATGCCAGATGATGTACTTGTTATGATCCTAGCTCGTATACCTATAAAAGATGCGGTGGTCACAGGCAGTCTCTCCACAAGATGGAAGCACTTGTGGCGTAATTTGACCCGATTAGACTTTGATGGTACTGAAATACTGGAAAAGGTGGCCGAGGATGAGATAGTTTGTGATTTAGAGCGTGAGAAGTACGTCAACCAGGTGTATGATGTTATCAGCTGTTACAGCCACCCGAGGGTCCAAGTTTTTCGTATTTGCTTCGATTTAGATTCTAGTTACTCTGAATATATTGATGAATGGATTCAGTTTGCTCTAGACAAGAAAGTTGAGAAGCTTGAACTGGATTTAATGGACAAAACGCGCGATCCACCTGAATACTACGATTTCCAGTTACCATTATCTAATTCTATGGTTATGGAGATGCTGTttctaaaatatatatttctaaaGGGTGTCAACTTGGATGAACCGACGTTAAACAACATCTTAAAGAATTCTCCACATCTTGTAAAGTTTTGCATGTATAACTCGGATTTGTTCACTCATGTTCGTGTTGGTGGAAAGGACATTAAGTTGAAACACATTAAACTTGTGGATTGTTCTGGGTTTGAATCCATCTCTTTATATGGATTTGACCTTGTCTCATTCATATATTGTGGTCCAGAAATACAATTCCATCTCAGTGATCTTCCAAAGCTTAGAGAACTTGATATTGGTGAAGTTAGCGTAGGATTTGAGaataatgtgtttggtcagatctcATCTTGCGCTCTCAAACTTCGGGTTCTTGTCTTGGACATCTGGAGTGCAAAG AAAGGTTTAAATGTTAATGCCATTATCAAGTTTCCAAATGTGAAGAAATTAATGCTGGTAATGGGAGCTGAAGAAGATGATTGTCTACTAGAGTACACTTCAATAGCTCAGGCCTGTCCGCGTTTAGAGACCTTTTCAATATCG CTACATTGGTGTTCACCAATGAAAAGGAGGAGGAAAGTAAAACGTGTTGCAGCTCCTCGTGTTCATAAACACCTAAAGGTTATTGAAATCATTGGGtattatggtagaattagtgacCTTGAGCTTGCTGTGTATGCCATAGAGAATGCTGCTGCACTCAAAAAAATCATCATAGATCCTCGCTGCCATGCTTTTGAGGTAGAGTATACTCGAGAGGAGTTCATGAAGAGAGAGCAAGATGCTCGATCTACTGCCAAGCGCCAGCTCACACCACTATTGCCTCCAGGTGTAGATTTGGCCATAGTGTAA